TTTGATCTGGCGCCAGTGATGCTACTACTCGCAATTCAATTTGAGAATAATCAGCGGACAATAGTTTGTATCCTGGTCGGGCAATAAAACCAGCCCTTAATTGTCGTCCCAGTTCCGTTCGGATAGGAATGTTTTGCAAATTGGGATTTGATGAGGATAGTCTACCAGTAGCTGTCACCGCCTGATTAAAGCTGGTATGCACACGTCCAGTCTGTGGATTAATCAGCTCTGGTAAAGCATCCAGATAAGTATTCTTTAACTTAGAGTATTCGCGAAACTCTTCAATATAGTCAATAATCGGATGTAACCCGCGCATCTTTTCTAGCTCACCAGCAGCGGTAGACACGCCTGTTTTAGTTTTCTTTAATCCTTTTACGGAAATGTTTAAATCCTCAAACAAAACTTTTTTCAACTGCAAAGGCGAGGCAACATTGAATTCCTTGCCAGCTAATTTGTAGATGTTTTGTTCTAACTCTGTAATCTTCTTGGCAAACTGCTTGCTTAAGTTACCATAAAGCTTCTGATCCACCAGAATACCGGTTAATTCCATTTGTGACAAAATAGCTAACAAAGGCATCTCCATTTCCGAAAATAATTTTGCCAGTGGCCCATCACCCAAATCCTGATTTAGCTTCTGATAAAGTTGGCAGCTATAATCAGCATCCTCCGAGCTATAGTAAGCTACTTTATCCAACTCCACATCGGCCATATTAATCTGCTTTTTACCCTTGGGACCGATCAGCTCGGTAATCGACTGCATTTTATACCCCAATTCAGTAAAAACCAAATCGTCCAATTTCAAGCTGCGCGCTGGTGGAAATAATAAGTAGGCCGCCAACAAAGTATCAAAAAATAATCCGTTAACTGGAGCGCCAGCCAACTCTAATATCTGTATATCATATTTTAAATTATGACCAACTTTCTTTATCTGCTCATCAGCTAATAATCCTTTTATTTCTTTTAACCACTTCTGGTGATCTACAAAATTCACATAATAAGCCACTCCCTTTTGCCAGCAAAAACTAATACCAAGCAGCTTGGCTCTCCTGGTATCTAAATCAGTAGTCTCGGTATCCAAACAAAATATCTTTTGCTGCTTTAATTCGCTAAAAAACTTCTGCCAATCTTTTTCCGTATTAATGAGCTGATATTGGACATTTTCATCTTTAGGGTTAGCTGGCGCTACCTGCGGCGCGGCGCTATGCTTAGACATG
This genomic interval from Candidatus Komeilibacteria bacterium CG_4_10_14_0_2_um_filter_37_10 contains the following:
- a CDS encoding DNA polymerase I, with protein sequence RVNKENPEVYCLIVTGDLDTLQLVNKQTEIFTIRRGLADTIVYSTASVKERFGFGPEKMVDYKALRGDPSDNIPGVKGIGEKTAMELIKEFGSIDSIYKKLDKTDKISPRYKELLKNQEEQARQSYHLSTIITNLPLPFSLTDMRMTGFDARRVFDLFQRLEFKSLLSKTPTAMSKHSAAPQVAPANPKDENVQYQLINTEKDWQKFFSELKQQKIFCLDTETTDLDTRRAKLLGISFCWQKGVAYYVNFVDHQKWLKEIKGLLADEQIKKVGHNLKYDIQILELAGAPVNGLFFDTLLAAYLLFPPARSLKLDDLVFTELGYKMQSITELIGPKGKKQINMADVELDKVAYYSSEDADYSCQLYQKLNQDLGDGPLAKLFSEMEMPLLAILSQMELTGILVDQKLYGNLSKQFAKKITELEQNIYKLAGKEFNVASPLQLKKVLFEDLNISVKGLKKTKTGVSTAAGELEKMRGLHPIIDYIEEFREYSKLKNTYLDALPELINPQTGRVHTSFNQAVTATGRLSSSNPNLQNIPIRTELGRQLRAGFIARPGYKLLSADYSQIELRVVASLAPDQKMLTSFQQNEDIHTRTAAEIFKVPMEQVSFEQRRQAKEVNFGIIYGLGSLGLSQRTGISRVEAKEFIEKYLGLYSGIQKYLEKTKEQAHDLGYVETLFGRRRYFPDINSHISYIQAAAERTAINMPIQGTAADLMKMAMLAVAAKLPQISPSSRMLLQVHDELVIEVPEKEVEKVAEFLHHAMEGICDLPAPIKVEIDCGDNWGEMQKII